Proteins found in one Amphiura filiformis chromosome 14, Afil_fr2py, whole genome shotgun sequence genomic segment:
- the LOC140169025 gene encoding uncharacterized protein, producing the protein MKRNLAIMVVGIFIMFCVYADCEMEDCIALCNQCVVVSDTLTHMGCTKHCEELKQKDGGKFSCQLLTAPNKGNPSLGDELKAFNAKLSTLFASGDYSAFAEELYTDDCVIVLNGLAPGFGKEGLKQLLADYAESYPTVNRMSFTSSAFGENNGYIWEDGTGNGYQDDTLVGSWRYMYVYKRVNGNLHLFMHLEF; encoded by the exons ATGAAGAGGAACTTGGCCATCATGGTTGTTGGTATTTTCATCATGTTTTGCGTGTATGCGGATTGCGAGATGGAGGACTGTATCGCACTCTGCAATCAATGCGTTGTGGTCTCGGACACACTTACCCATATGGGATGTACTAAGCATTGTGAGGAACTCAAACAGAAGGATGGTGGAAAATTTTCGTGTCAGCTATTAACAg CACCGAACAAAGGAAATCCTTCCCTTGGAGACGAGCTCAAAGCATTTAATGCGAAATTATCAACATTGTTTGCAAGTGGTGATTATTCTGCCTTTGCTGAAGAGTTATACACCGACGATTGTGTAATTGTGCTTAATGGACTAGCACCTGGATTTGGAAAAGAAG GTTTGAAGCAACTTCTTGCAGATTATGCCGAAAGCTATCCCACCGTTAATCGGATGTCTTTCACTTCTTCTGCATTCGGTGAGAATAACGGATATATTTGGGAAGATGGTACCGGGAATGGCTACCAGGACGACACTCTCGTTGGTTCGTGGCG CTATATGTATGTATACAAACGTGTCAATGGAAATCTGCATCTTTTCATGCACCTAGAATTCTAA